The following coding sequences are from one Granulicella sp. L56 window:
- a CDS encoding HIT domain-containing protein, giving the protein MDRLWTPWRYNYITRADEQARTGVPPALSGWPATEDKHCVFCNMIAATDYAIAHGMPQEAAEKAAHIIHRGTHCFVCLNAYPYGTGHVLILPYLHVNSLAALPPVPAQEMIFTAQQIERCLRQVYRPDGLNLGMNLGESAGAGVANHIHLHALPRWSGDTNFMTVVAETRVLPETLDVTWAKLREAFSTGTTSAPK; this is encoded by the coding sequence ATGGACCGTCTCTGGACCCCCTGGCGCTACAACTACATCACCCGGGCCGACGAACAAGCCCGCACCGGCGTTCCTCCCGCGCTCTCCGGCTGGCCCGCCACCGAAGACAAGCACTGCGTCTTCTGCAACATGATCGCCGCCACCGACTACGCCATCGCCCACGGTATGCCCCAGGAAGCCGCCGAGAAGGCCGCCCACATCATCCATCGCGGCACTCACTGCTTTGTCTGCCTCAACGCCTACCCTTACGGCACCGGCCACGTCCTCATCCTGCCCTACCTGCACGTCAACTCGCTCGCCGCCCTTCCGCCCGTGCCCGCGCAGGAGATGATCTTCACCGCCCAGCAGATCGAGCGCTGCCTCCGCCAGGTCTACCGCCCCGACGGCCTCAACCTCGGCATGAACCTCGGCGAGTCCGCCGGAGCCGGCGTCGCCAACCACATCCATCTCCACGCTCTTCCACGCTGGAGCGGCGACACCAACTTCATGACCGTTGTGGCCGAGACCCGTGTTCTGCCCGAGACGCTTGACGTCACCTGGGCAAAGCTCCGCGAAGCCTTTTCCACAGGTACAACTTCCGCACCAAAGTAA
- a CDS encoding N-acetylmuramoyl-L-alanine amidase, producing MMGLRIRKQRWLCGGCVVALCCCAMVQGASAKTRKAVHRRVELTPWQQAMQGREKLESIPTGARTKAEYAQAMDGFRTIYHETPGDTYAAAAVNAVAELLTEQGRGSHDAKALQDAVGQYEFLRKQYPGSSLRVGALLAEAQIYENDLHDSDGARTQYALLMKDYPKSEQAEEARAGLASLNGRDQGIGLRKQPRGAKDQKGVEQAAVTGRSADAGSFAPMQVTTRKTVARNVVDAPAPAAIPVKEAAVTAVVGEEAGPTHVAAEKRHGLAQVTGIRHWSTPNYTRVAIDLGDDVTYEAARVPNPDRIYFDLHGTRLAQQLVGKSFTVTDDGFLKRVRAAQFTNDMTRVVLDVNHVTEYSAFLLPNPYRLIIDIHGGSGEQGAVTEVARTASAPPETAVVTKATTARPVPNTVEAKSNSLVEVASLSDQPGRVEATHRPTSQPISAVVTDPDSGAAEARPDNTVSPTRRTKRSKAEVAGALPARAAVPTADGETSLVRALGLKIGRIVIDAGHGGHDSGTLGYGGIEEKDVVLDVALRLGKLLHERLGAEIIYTRSDDTFIPLETRTAIANKAQADLFLSIHANSSRDESARGVETYYLNFTTQLDALEVAARENAVSDQSIHQLSDLVKKIALKDKIAESREFATDVQESLYGGLEKGNEGLKDRGVKKAPFVVLIGANMPSILAEISFVTNPNDARELEEPAYRERVAESLYRGVARYEAGLSGVKLPVERASTK from the coding sequence ATGATGGGCCTGAGGATACGGAAGCAGCGGTGGTTGTGTGGGGGTTGCGTGGTGGCGCTTTGCTGCTGCGCGATGGTGCAGGGGGCTTCGGCTAAGACTCGGAAGGCGGTGCATCGCCGGGTGGAGCTGACGCCGTGGCAGCAGGCGATGCAGGGGCGGGAGAAGCTGGAGTCGATTCCGACGGGAGCGCGGACCAAGGCGGAGTATGCGCAGGCGATGGATGGGTTTCGCACGATCTATCACGAGACGCCGGGAGATACCTATGCCGCCGCCGCGGTGAATGCCGTAGCCGAGTTGCTGACGGAGCAGGGGCGCGGGTCGCATGATGCGAAGGCGCTGCAGGATGCGGTGGGGCAGTATGAGTTTTTGCGGAAGCAGTATCCGGGGAGTTCGCTGCGGGTGGGAGCGCTGCTGGCCGAGGCGCAGATCTATGAGAACGATCTGCATGATTCGGACGGGGCGCGGACGCAGTATGCGCTGCTGATGAAGGATTATCCGAAGAGCGAGCAGGCGGAAGAGGCTCGGGCTGGTTTGGCTTCTTTGAATGGCAGGGATCAGGGGATAGGGCTTAGGAAGCAGCCGCGAGGGGCGAAAGATCAGAAGGGCGTGGAGCAGGCTGCTGTGACTGGCAGAAGCGCGGATGCCGGTTCGTTTGCCCCGATGCAGGTGACGACGCGGAAGACGGTGGCGCGGAATGTGGTGGATGCTCCAGCTCCGGCTGCAATTCCAGTGAAAGAGGCGGCTGTTACAGCAGTTGTCGGTGAGGAGGCTGGTCCGACACATGTAGCGGCGGAGAAGAGGCATGGGCTGGCGCAGGTGACCGGGATTCGGCACTGGTCGACGCCAAACTATACGCGGGTGGCGATTGATCTGGGCGATGACGTGACGTATGAGGCGGCGAGGGTGCCGAATCCTGATCGCATCTACTTCGATCTGCATGGCACGCGGCTGGCGCAGCAGTTGGTGGGGAAGAGCTTTACGGTGACGGATGACGGTTTTTTGAAGCGCGTCCGCGCAGCGCAGTTCACCAACGACATGACGCGGGTGGTGCTGGATGTGAATCATGTGACGGAGTATTCGGCGTTTTTGCTGCCGAATCCTTATCGCCTGATTATTGACATTCATGGAGGAAGCGGGGAGCAGGGTGCGGTGACGGAGGTGGCAAGGACGGCTTCGGCTCCGCCGGAGACTGCGGTGGTGACGAAGGCGACGACGGCGCGGCCGGTGCCGAATACGGTGGAGGCGAAGTCGAACAGCCTCGTGGAAGTGGCTTCGTTGAGCGATCAGCCGGGGAGGGTGGAGGCGACGCACAGGCCGACCTCGCAGCCGATCTCTGCTGTGGTGACGGACCCGGATTCAGGGGCAGCTGAAGCGCGGCCGGATAATACTGTGAGCCCGACGCGGAGGACGAAGAGGAGCAAGGCCGAGGTTGCCGGGGCCCTTCCGGCGCGGGCGGCGGTGCCGACGGCGGATGGGGAGACTTCGCTGGTACGGGCGCTGGGGCTGAAGATTGGGCGCATCGTGATCGACGCAGGGCATGGCGGGCACGACTCGGGCACGCTGGGGTATGGCGGGATCGAAGAGAAGGACGTCGTGCTGGATGTGGCGCTGCGGTTGGGCAAGCTGCTGCATGAACGGCTGGGCGCGGAGATCATCTATACGCGGTCGGACGATACGTTCATTCCGCTGGAGACGCGGACGGCGATTGCGAACAAAGCACAGGCGGATCTGTTTTTGTCGATCCATGCGAACTCTTCGCGGGATGAGAGCGCGCGCGGTGTGGAGACGTACTACCTGAACTTTACGACCCAGTTGGATGCGCTCGAAGTGGCGGCGAGAGAGAACGCGGTCTCGGACCAGTCGATCCACCAGTTGAGCGATCTGGTGAAGAAGATTGCCCTGAAGGACAAGATTGCAGAGTCGCGGGAGTTTGCAACGGACGTGCAGGAGAGTCTGTATGGCGGTCTGGAGAAGGGCAATGAGGGGTTGAAGGACCGCGGAGTGAAGAAGGCTCCGTTTGTGGTGCTGATTGGCGCGAATATGCCTTCGATTCTGGCGGAGATCTCGTTTGTGACGAATCCGAATGACGCGCGGGAGCTGGAAGAGCCGGCGTATCGCGAGCGGGTGGCGGAGAGTTTGTATCGCGGCGTGGCGAGATACGAGGCTGGTCTGAGCGGCGTGAAGCTGCCGGTGGAGCGGGCTAGTACGAAGTAG
- a CDS encoding glycoside hydrolase family 28 protein, with protein MGLSADAQDTRQVTEPKIPDSCVQLPAQLRAMGNMLNVADEGKLDTERIQSALDTCKPGMAVELKPSSGNNAFLSGPLEMRTGVTLLVDEGVTLFGSRDAKLYEMKGEGVTSGLCGTIAPGVPAVFPAPQRQLKVRGGCRPFISVMDANDVGIMGNGVIDGRGYAKILGKDYSWWEMARKAEPKNERYFNPRMIVASHADGLILYRITLHNSTNYHVSVNGTNGFTAWDVHLQTPTTKGMDARNTDGIDPGSSTNITIAHSWIDNGDDNIAIKTGVTHMSVLGNHFYDGHGMSIGSETYTGDSYLLVDGLTEDHTTSGIRIKSNVTRGGLVHDLVYQNICMKGVANPIAISPYYTNQTTEGFVDPKYVGDRIPNYKAIAIRNVVDTTPGDVLLAGLDDTHTSEVTLDGVRVEGITPAQVHGRFATVTLGPRGTNLDFSGTTIKVVPFKGVAAGEAGFGCDGKFVPMQ; from the coding sequence ATGGGCTTATCCGCCGACGCGCAGGATACGCGGCAGGTGACGGAGCCGAAGATTCCGGATTCGTGTGTGCAGTTGCCGGCGCAGTTGCGAGCGATGGGCAATATGCTGAACGTGGCCGATGAGGGCAAGCTGGATACGGAGCGCATTCAGTCAGCACTGGATACATGCAAGCCGGGGATGGCGGTGGAGCTGAAGCCGTCGAGCGGGAACAATGCTTTTTTGAGCGGGCCGCTGGAGATGCGTACGGGCGTGACGTTGTTGGTGGATGAAGGCGTGACACTGTTCGGTTCGCGCGATGCAAAGCTGTATGAGATGAAGGGCGAAGGCGTGACTTCCGGGTTGTGCGGGACGATTGCGCCGGGAGTGCCTGCGGTTTTTCCCGCACCGCAGCGTCAGCTAAAAGTACGCGGCGGCTGTCGGCCATTCATCAGCGTGATGGATGCAAACGATGTTGGCATTATGGGCAATGGCGTGATCGATGGGCGGGGATACGCGAAGATTCTGGGGAAAGACTATAGCTGGTGGGAGATGGCTCGGAAGGCAGAGCCGAAAAACGAGCGCTACTTTAACCCGCGCATGATTGTGGCCAGCCATGCGGATGGATTGATCCTGTACCGGATCACGCTGCACAACTCGACGAACTATCATGTGAGCGTCAACGGGACGAATGGATTTACCGCGTGGGACGTGCACTTGCAGACGCCGACGACGAAGGGAATGGATGCGCGGAACACGGATGGGATCGATCCGGGGAGTTCCACGAATATCACGATCGCGCATAGCTGGATCGACAATGGCGACGACAATATTGCGATCAAGACCGGGGTTACGCACATGAGCGTGCTCGGCAACCACTTTTACGACGGTCACGGAATGTCGATTGGTAGTGAAACCTATACGGGAGACAGCTACTTGCTGGTGGATGGTCTGACGGAGGACCATACGACCAGCGGGATCCGCATCAAGAGCAATGTAACGCGGGGCGGATTGGTGCATGATCTGGTCTATCAAAACATTTGTATGAAAGGCGTCGCTAACCCGATTGCGATTAGCCCGTATTACACGAACCAGACGACGGAGGGATTTGTCGACCCTAAGTATGTGGGCGACCGGATTCCGAACTACAAGGCGATTGCGATTCGCAATGTGGTGGATACCACGCCGGGCGATGTGTTACTGGCGGGGTTGGACGATACTCATACGTCGGAGGTTACGCTGGACGGCGTACGGGTAGAGGGGATTACGCCAGCTCAGGTACATGGGCGGTTTGCTACGGTGACGCTGGGACCGCGCGGAACAAACCTCGATTTTAGCGGGACAACGATCAAGGTTGTGCCATTCAAGGGCGTTGCGGCGGGCGAGGCGGGCTTCGGCTGCGACGGAAAATTTGTTCCGATGCAATAG
- a CDS encoding DUF1080 domain-containing protein → MNRKKLWIAVAGCVLFSGMAQAQATNTLTPQEKQDGWQLLFNGQDLKGWHSYLQKGTGTDWSVVDGSIQLKKTNQDPPADFADIVTDGEYTNFDLKLEWKARPCIDSGVMFYVHESPEYKATYDTGIEMQIADLACTVQDSRILMERSGDIFDMISDKIEWVKDAGEWNQFEIIANNGHLQLFQNGHQVIETQLWDDNWNRLIAGTKFARMPGYSKYHTGHISLQGTEPKGEPGEKIWFRNIKIKKL, encoded by the coding sequence ATGAACCGCAAGAAGTTATGGATAGCAGTGGCAGGCTGCGTTTTGTTCTCAGGTATGGCACAGGCGCAGGCGACAAACACTTTGACACCGCAGGAGAAGCAGGACGGATGGCAGTTGCTGTTTAACGGTCAAGACCTGAAGGGATGGCACTCGTACCTCCAGAAGGGAACGGGCACGGACTGGTCGGTGGTCGATGGTTCAATCCAATTGAAGAAGACCAACCAGGATCCGCCAGCCGACTTTGCGGACATCGTGACGGACGGAGAATATACGAACTTCGATCTCAAGCTCGAGTGGAAGGCACGCCCCTGCATCGACAGCGGCGTGATGTTCTACGTGCATGAATCGCCCGAGTACAAGGCCACCTACGATACGGGGATCGAGATGCAGATCGCGGACCTGGCTTGCACCGTTCAGGACAGCCGCATCCTGATGGAGCGCTCTGGCGATATCTTCGACATGATCTCGGACAAGATTGAATGGGTCAAAGACGCAGGGGAGTGGAACCAGTTTGAGATCATCGCGAACAACGGGCACCTGCAACTGTTTCAGAACGGACACCAGGTGATCGAAACCCAGTTGTGGGACGACAACTGGAATCGGTTAATAGCGGGAACGAAGTTCGCCCGGATGCCGGGATACAGCAAGTACCACACCGGACACATCTCGCTCCAGGGTACCGAGCCGAAAGGCGAACCAGGAGAGAAGATCTGGTTTCGGAACATCAAAATCAAGAAGCTGTAG
- a CDS encoding DUF6599 family protein, which yields MVNRIEFKLRRAAHRVVLLCLVGGVPAAFGQSTKTMLVEPPTPLLPAQFGPWQTDGAAPDCSGCAPEGVTAAVLKEDGLSRDSQMTYHRSNKTGALAVAAYQFVDATGAASAFTFLRKPESRLIVAKEGKVGAVMAASGEDYIFLSGTTVVVADASKAVAPVVNDLRGLETALPKIGGTKAQLPLLPTLLPTKGLELETLRYALGPVGYQAMGGVLPGGIVGFDKSAEAVMAKYKGQGLLTLLLYPTPQIAGDHGREIVAEMNRQGAAAGTVKLRREGPLVAMTTGAWSPEAAQQMVEGVHMQAILTLNKTPPPEFRSEIHKTVSLLTSIAILSGLLALAAVILGLFLGFGRAAIRVMQGKPAATEPEFLRIDLSGRSEKIHLEGQPPTSQG from the coding sequence ATGGTCAATAGGATTGAGTTCAAGCTTCGAAGGGCGGCGCATCGCGTCGTGTTGTTGTGCCTCGTGGGGGGGGTGCCCGCAGCTTTTGGGCAGAGCACAAAGACGATGCTGGTCGAGCCTCCTACTCCGCTGTTGCCGGCGCAGTTTGGGCCGTGGCAGACTGATGGGGCAGCGCCTGACTGTTCTGGCTGCGCGCCAGAGGGAGTGACGGCGGCCGTGTTGAAAGAGGATGGCCTGAGCCGGGACAGCCAGATGACCTATCATCGCTCGAATAAAACGGGTGCGCTGGCGGTGGCGGCCTACCAGTTTGTCGACGCGACGGGCGCGGCGAGTGCGTTTACATTTTTGCGCAAGCCTGAGTCGCGGCTGATCGTGGCGAAAGAGGGCAAGGTTGGCGCTGTGATGGCGGCTTCGGGAGAAGACTATATCTTCCTGAGCGGTACGACGGTGGTGGTCGCCGATGCGAGCAAGGCCGTTGCTCCGGTGGTGAACGATCTGCGCGGACTGGAGACGGCGCTGCCGAAGATCGGAGGCACGAAGGCGCAGCTTCCTCTGCTGCCGACGCTGCTGCCGACCAAGGGGTTAGAGCTGGAGACGCTACGGTATGCGCTGGGGCCGGTGGGCTATCAGGCGATGGGCGGCGTGCTGCCGGGAGGTATCGTCGGCTTCGATAAGAGCGCGGAAGCGGTGATGGCGAAGTACAAGGGGCAAGGTTTGTTGACGCTGCTGCTGTATCCGACGCCGCAGATCGCGGGAGATCATGGGCGGGAGATCGTGGCGGAGATGAATCGCCAGGGCGCGGCAGCGGGAACGGTGAAGCTGCGGCGCGAGGGGCCGCTGGTGGCGATGACGACCGGAGCGTGGAGCCCGGAGGCGGCACAGCAGATGGTCGAGGGGGTTCACATGCAGGCTATCCTGACACTGAACAAGACCCCGCCACCGGAGTTCAGGAGCGAGATCCACAAGACGGTGAGCCTGTTGACCAGCATTGCCATTTTGTCGGGCCTGCTGGCGCTGGCTGCGGTGATCCTGGGGCTGTTCCTGGGGTTTGGAAGGGCTGCGATCCGGGTGATGCAGGGTAAGCCCGCGGCGACGGAGCCTGAGTTCCTGCGGATCGATCTGAGCGGACGGTCGGAGAAGATCCATCTCGAAGGGCAGCCTCCCACCTCGCAGGGATAG
- a CDS encoding Gfo/Idh/MocA family protein — translation MKGWRQRWAMYHGRVSKPSEKLPSLKTGETAELSRVDRREFIKTTSLAAGVLAFGAPALLRGQNLNSKLNIACIGIGGKGRSDTDACASENIVALCDVDSGSTAYETQTKKYPSAKFYNDFRQMLDQMGDRIDAVTVSTPDHMHAIAVSMAMKRKKAVFCQKPLTQTIYEARYLRKMAHEKKLVTQMGNQGSASDGLRRAVETIQDGLIGQVHEVHVWTNRPIWQQAMERPAGQDPVPATLDWDMWIGPAPMRPYIGSRNPKDRDGIYEPFNWRGWQDFGTGALGDMACHTVNVPFRALDLAYPTEIEAMPFGKINKESYPVGSKIRFAFPKRKGHIPLEHPHLFHHDRTIEHDAVTLFWYDGGQPDPALRGGHDLTNKPPVELTADILALQGKIPDSGCLLIGDGGTVFLPDDYGTNFFIKLKGEEKFTHYLEHPAMAHYPERIPRNPHPGNLVVAHAQEWLTAIKENKPEMCYSRFDVGARLTEIMLLGCVSLRTGQKIEWDGPKMVAKNCPQAAPFIRRQDRSGWALS, via the coding sequence TTGAAAGGCTGGCGTCAGCGCTGGGCAATGTATCATGGGCGCGTGTCCAAACCATCCGAAAAACTGCCCTCTCTGAAAACTGGTGAGACCGCCGAACTCTCGCGTGTCGACCGCCGTGAATTTATCAAAACTACTTCTCTGGCTGCCGGGGTGCTCGCGTTTGGCGCACCTGCACTTTTGCGCGGGCAGAACCTCAATAGCAAGTTGAACATCGCCTGCATCGGGATCGGCGGCAAAGGCCGGAGCGACACGGATGCCTGCGCCAGCGAGAACATCGTCGCGTTGTGCGATGTGGATTCAGGTTCCACGGCTTATGAGACCCAGACGAAAAAATATCCCAGCGCCAAGTTTTACAACGATTTTCGGCAGATGCTGGACCAGATGGGCGACCGGATCGATGCGGTGACAGTTTCGACGCCGGACCATATGCATGCGATCGCAGTGTCGATGGCGATGAAGAGGAAGAAGGCCGTATTTTGCCAGAAGCCGCTGACGCAAACGATCTATGAGGCGCGCTATCTGCGGAAGATGGCCCACGAGAAAAAACTTGTTACGCAGATGGGCAATCAGGGCAGCGCCTCGGACGGTCTGCGCCGCGCGGTGGAGACGATCCAGGACGGACTCATCGGACAAGTGCATGAGGTTCACGTCTGGACGAACCGCCCCATTTGGCAGCAGGCAATGGAGCGTCCGGCTGGACAAGACCCGGTTCCTGCGACATTAGATTGGGATATGTGGATTGGCCCTGCTCCCATGCGGCCCTATATCGGCAGTCGGAACCCAAAGGATCGAGATGGAATTTACGAGCCGTTTAACTGGCGTGGTTGGCAGGATTTCGGCACCGGTGCGCTGGGCGACATGGCATGCCACACGGTCAATGTGCCGTTTCGCGCTTTAGATCTCGCTTACCCGACGGAGATTGAAGCGATGCCTTTCGGAAAGATAAACAAGGAATCGTATCCCGTCGGCTCCAAAATCCGCTTCGCTTTTCCCAAGCGCAAGGGCCACATTCCCCTCGAGCATCCGCATCTGTTCCACCATGACAGAACGATTGAGCACGATGCAGTGACTCTCTTCTGGTACGACGGCGGGCAACCTGATCCGGCGCTTCGTGGCGGCCATGACCTGACCAACAAGCCGCCGGTGGAGCTGACTGCCGACATCCTCGCGCTGCAGGGCAAGATTCCCGATAGCGGTTGCCTGCTGATCGGCGACGGAGGCACAGTCTTTTTACCGGACGACTATGGGACGAATTTCTTCATCAAGCTGAAGGGTGAAGAAAAGTTCACCCACTATCTCGAACACCCGGCGATGGCGCACTATCCGGAGCGGATTCCTCGCAACCCTCATCCGGGAAATCTCGTTGTTGCCCATGCGCAGGAGTGGCTCACTGCCATCAAGGAAAACAAGCCGGAGATGTGCTACTCGCGCTTTGACGTCGGCGCACGTCTCACGGAGATCATGCTGCTGGGATGCGTGTCCTTGCGCACTGGCCAGAAGATCGAATGGGACGGGCCGAAGATGGTTGCGAAAAATTGCCCTCAGGCGGCACCGTTTATACGGCGGCAAGACCGTTCCGGCTGGGCCCTTTCGTAA
- a CDS encoding 30S ribosomal protein S1 produces the protein MVDDHNPEHTESKPLTTELETLAPEATAAHADLSSESTSTQQHESAPETAGHDAAPSNEASAHESAESGHVATVTAAAGEESADDDLNYDAADFAAALASFDREQAADAAAAQNMTAEEVIVTGTVLKLTDKHVVIDIGLKSEGLIPLAQVLDINGAPKFQVGDTVEVVVEREEAEGGYLVSYEKALRHKVWDKLELAANEKTPVKGMVLSRVKGGLTVDIGIKAFLPGSQVEVRPVRNLDGYIGTEIEVRVIKLNKKRGNVVISRKELLEEDQNAKKSVTLSTLEEGSVLTGTVKNLTDYGAFVDMGGLDGLLHITDMSWGRLTHPRDLVNVGDEIQVKVLKFDKDKQRVSLGFKQLTPDPWLDAIERYPIGAQVRGRVLSVTDYGAFVELEQGIEGLVHVSEMTWSKRMKHPSKMVKPGDEVDTIILSVNPNDRRISLGMKQLQDNPWEQLEDKYPTGAIIEGRVRNLTDFGAFIEIEDGIDGLVHVSNLSWTKRIKHPSEVLKKGEKVKAIVLGVEPENRRLSLGVKQLQPDVWDTFFAQHRIGDVIKGKILRTAQFGAFVEIAEGVEGLCHVSEAVDANHQPVSMDVDSEHEFKIVKMNQEEKKVGLSIRAVGEEASRAEVESYKEREKSPKGNNSGSSSSSSSSSSSTTLGDLINWKRSERE, from the coding sequence ATGGTAGACGACCATAATCCTGAACACACCGAGAGCAAACCCCTGACCACCGAACTGGAAACCCTAGCGCCCGAAGCGACAGCGGCACACGCCGACCTGTCTTCCGAATCCACCTCAACCCAACAGCATGAGTCTGCCCCTGAAACTGCTGGTCATGACGCCGCCCCGAGCAATGAAGCCTCTGCTCACGAGAGCGCGGAATCTGGCCACGTTGCAACCGTTACGGCTGCCGCAGGCGAAGAGTCCGCTGATGACGACCTGAACTACGATGCCGCCGATTTCGCGGCTGCGCTGGCAAGTTTTGACCGCGAGCAGGCTGCTGATGCCGCTGCCGCTCAGAACATGACCGCCGAAGAGGTCATCGTCACCGGAACCGTCCTCAAGCTGACGGACAAGCATGTCGTTATTGATATCGGGCTCAAGTCTGAAGGTTTGATTCCTCTGGCTCAGGTGCTGGATATTAATGGCGCACCGAAGTTCCAGGTTGGCGACACCGTTGAGGTTGTGGTTGAGCGTGAAGAGGCTGAGGGCGGCTATCTCGTCAGCTACGAGAAGGCGTTGCGCCATAAAGTCTGGGACAAGCTGGAGCTTGCCGCCAACGAGAAGACCCCCGTCAAGGGCATGGTCCTCAGCCGCGTCAAGGGCGGTCTGACCGTGGACATCGGCATCAAGGCGTTTCTGCCGGGATCGCAGGTCGAGGTTCGCCCCGTCCGCAATTTGGACGGCTACATCGGCACCGAGATCGAAGTCCGCGTCATTAAGCTGAACAAGAAGCGCGGCAATGTTGTCATCAGCCGGAAGGAACTGCTCGAAGAAGACCAGAATGCCAAGAAGTCGGTTACGCTGTCGACTCTGGAAGAGGGAAGCGTTCTGACCGGAACGGTCAAGAACCTGACCGACTACGGCGCGTTCGTGGATATGGGCGGCCTTGATGGCCTGCTGCACATCACCGACATGAGCTGGGGCCGGTTGACGCATCCGCGTGACCTGGTGAACGTCGGCGACGAGATCCAGGTGAAGGTGCTGAAGTTCGACAAGGACAAGCAGCGGGTTTCGCTGGGCTTCAAGCAGTTGACGCCTGACCCGTGGCTGGACGCGATTGAGCGCTACCCGATTGGGGCGCAGGTTCGCGGCCGCGTGCTCTCTGTCACCGACTACGGCGCGTTTGTCGAGCTGGAGCAGGGCATCGAGGGTCTGGTTCACGTGTCTGAGATGACATGGAGTAAGCGGATGAAGCATCCGTCGAAGATGGTGAAGCCGGGCGATGAGGTAGACACGATCATTCTGAGCGTGAACCCGAACGACCGCCGCATCTCGCTGGGCATGAAGCAGTTGCAGGACAATCCCTGGGAGCAGTTGGAGGACAAGTATCCGACCGGCGCCATCATCGAGGGCCGTGTTCGCAACCTGACCGACTTCGGCGCGTTCATCGAGATCGAAGATGGAATCGATGGCCTGGTGCATGTCTCGAACCTGAGCTGGACCAAGCGCATCAAGCATCCTTCGGAGGTACTGAAGAAGGGCGAGAAGGTGAAGGCGATCGTTCTGGGCGTTGAGCCCGAGAACCGCCGCTTGTCGCTGGGCGTCAAGCAGCTTCAGCCGGATGTGTGGGACACGTTCTTCGCGCAGCACCGGATTGGCGACGTCATCAAGGGCAAGATTCTGCGCACGGCGCAGTTTGGTGCCTTCGTTGAGATTGCGGAAGGAGTCGAGGGCCTGTGCCACGTCTCCGAGGCGGTCGATGCGAATCACCAGCCGGTGTCGATGGATGTGGACTCGGAGCACGAGTTCAAGATCGTCAAGATGAATCAGGAAGAGAAGAAGGTCGGTCTCAGCATTCGGGCAGTTGGCGAAGAAGCCAGCCGCGCCGAGGTGGAGAGCTACAAGGAGCGCGAGAAGTCGCCGAAGGGCAACAACTCGGGTTCGTCTTCTTCTTCCTCCTCGTCGAGCAGCAGCACGACGCTGGGCGATCTGATCAACTGGAAGCGGTCTGAGCGCGAGTAA
- a CDS encoding nuclear transport factor 2 family protein: MAALAVASVVVTGQRALAGPVSHEKKHDAKEQVEALEEQWRVAQLAGDTVTMGKMLSDDYVGISMTGEVDTKAQQLSRVTDRRMVLTKIELSDRKVKLVDAVAIVTSRAEVEGTNDGVSMQGMYRYTRIYRHLPTGQWKITSFEATREHRHRREGETADARPPTAAVVQPASDLK, translated from the coding sequence ATGGCTGCACTCGCGGTCGCCTCCGTTGTGGTGACGGGACAGCGAGCGCTTGCCGGTCCTGTGTCGCATGAGAAAAAACACGACGCGAAAGAGCAGGTGGAGGCCCTCGAAGAGCAGTGGCGGGTGGCGCAGCTTGCGGGCGACACCGTGACGATGGGCAAGATGCTCTCCGATGACTATGTGGGAATCTCGATGACGGGCGAAGTAGATACCAAGGCGCAGCAACTGAGCCGGGTGACCGACCGCCGGATGGTGCTGACCAAGATCGAGTTGAGCGACAGGAAGGTGAAGCTGGTGGACGCCGTCGCCATTGTGACCTCGCGGGCGGAGGTCGAGGGCACCAATGACGGGGTTTCGATGCAGGGAATGTATCGCTATACCAGGATTTACCGGCACCTGCCGACGGGGCAGTGGAAGATTACGAGCTTCGAGGCCACGCGTGAGCATCGACACCGGCGCGAGGGAGAGACCGCCGATGCGCGGCCCCCTACTGCCGCTGTGGTTCAGCCTGCTTCTGATTTGAAATGA